A portion of the Bubalus kerabau isolate K-KA32 ecotype Philippines breed swamp buffalo chromosome 1, PCC_UOA_SB_1v2, whole genome shotgun sequence genome contains these proteins:
- the CCNG1 gene encoding cyclin-G1 isoform X2, with translation MRMEKIVLEKVCWKVKATTAFQFLQLYYSLLQENVPHERKSSLNFERLEAQLKACYCRIIFSKAKPSVLALSIIALEIQAQKYIELTEGVEHLQKHSKISGRDLTFWQELVSKCLAEYSSNKCAKPNVQKLKWIVSGRTARQLRHSYYRITHLPTIPETVP, from the exons ATGAGAATGGAGAAGATTGTATTGGAGAAGGTGTGTTGGAAAGTCAAAGCTACTACTGCCTTTCAGTTTCTACAGCTCTATTACTCACTCCTTCAAGAGAACGTGCCACATGAAAG gAAGAGTAGCCTTAATTTTGAAAGACTAGAAGCCCAACTTAAGGCATGTTACTGCAGGATCATATTTTCTAAAGCaaag CCGTCTGTGTTGGCATTGTCTATCATCGCATTGGAGATCCAAGCACAGAAGTATATAGAGTTAACAGAAGGAGTAGAACATCTTCAGAAACATTCCAAG ATCAGTGGCAGAGATTTGACTTTCTGGCAAGAGCTTGTATCCAAGTGTTTAGCTGAATATTCATCGAACAAGTGTGCCAAACCAAATGTTCAGAAGTTGAAATGGATTGTTTCTGGGCGTACTGCACGGCAACTGAGGCATAGTTACTACAGGATAACCCACCTTCCAACAATTCCTGAAACGGTCCCTTAA
- the NUDCD2 gene encoding nudC domain-containing protein 2 isoform X1, with amino-acid sequence MSAPFEERSGVVPCGTPWGQWYQTLEEVFIEVQVPPGTRAQDIQCGLQSRHVALAVGGREILKGKLFDSTIADEGTWTLEDRKMVRIVLTKTKRDAANCWTSLLESDYAADPWVQDQMQRKLTLERFQKENPGFDFSGAEISGNYTKGGPDFSNLEK; translated from the exons ATGTCAGCCCCGTTTGAGGAGCGCAGTGGGGTGGTTCCGTGCGGAACGCCGTGGGGCCAGTGGTACCAGACCTTGGAGGAGGTGTTCATTGAAGTTCAGGTGCCGCCAGGCACTCGCGCCCAGGATATCCAGTGCGGCCTGCAGAGCCGACATGTGGCGCTGGCCGTGGGTGGCCGCGAGATCCTCAAG ggcAAACTCTTTGACTCTACAATAGCTGATGAGGGAACATGGACTCTGG aggATAGAAAAATGGTCCGTATTGTTCTTACAAAGACGAAGAGAGATGCAGCAAATTGTTGGACTTCTCTTCTAGAATCTGATTATGCAGCTGACCCTTGGGTGCAAGACCAAATGCAGAGAAAACTTACATTAGAGAGATTCCAGAAAGAA AATCCTGGTTTTGACTTCAGTGGAGCAGAAATCTCAGGAAACTACACTAAAGGTGGACCAGATTTCTCGAATCTTGAGAAATAA
- the NUDCD2 gene encoding nudC domain-containing protein 2 isoform X2, protein MRTFPDFSSLNLGPAGLLNGQLKGKRALKRRPQGKLFDSTIADEGTWTLEDRKMVRIVLTKTKRDAANCWTSLLESDYAADPWVQDQMQRKLTLERFQKENPGFDFSGAEISGNYTKGGPDFSNLEK, encoded by the exons ATGCGAACTTTTCCGGATTTCAGTTCCTTAAACCTGGGTCCTGCCGGCCTCCTCAATGGCCAACTGAAAGGGAAACGCGCACTCAAGCGGAGACCGCAG ggcAAACTCTTTGACTCTACAATAGCTGATGAGGGAACATGGACTCTGG aggATAGAAAAATGGTCCGTATTGTTCTTACAAAGACGAAGAGAGATGCAGCAAATTGTTGGACTTCTCTTCTAGAATCTGATTATGCAGCTGACCCTTGGGTGCAAGACCAAATGCAGAGAAAACTTACATTAGAGAGATTCCAGAAAGAA AATCCTGGTTTTGACTTCAGTGGAGCAGAAATCTCAGGAAACTACACTAAAGGTGGACCAGATTTCTCGAATCTTGAGAAATAA